In Polaribacter sp. L3A8, a genomic segment contains:
- a CDS encoding SusC/RagA family TonB-linked outer membrane protein has translation MIKMKIAIIALVMICTQSLFSQSKTVVGTVKDAMGELLPGVSVVVNGTQKGVQTDFDGLFKIENISPTDELVFAYIGMTGQTILVGDRTNIDVVLTASLESLDEIVVVAYGKQSRKTVTGAIATVDAAEMAALPVTNAEQALQGRAAGVTIVNSGAPGSSPQVLIRGLGTFGNNSPLFVIDGVIVGDLSGISPSDIENVSILKDASTTSLYGARGSNGVVLVTTKSGEKGRGKLNVSSYVGAQVVTNRYNLMNTTQYLQFAANNNVFPDRPAAIFENSTDWQDAIFQVGLIQDYKLDYSKGTENSTQYFSAEYLKQEGTIINTGFDRYSFRANSSYTLGKLKFGQTMSISLSKSKGEQMGGGRTLITHAVNSVPFLPVYNPDNRGGFQGPDNVGDSQNAENPVRIQTLPTFSTHNLGIIGSLYGEYNILEGLKFRTQIGLDYFNSRNSTFVPIFSDDASNTHSQDFATFGAGVSYGQGLVFTNSLNYVKTFAEKHNVEFLALVEQTKNTNLGFGGSARNLVTDELQQFGQDSQTIGSGNSKTTRLGYLARLNYDYDTKYLFSASVRRDASSRFGENNRWGTFPAVSLGWVISEEEFFGDISSINNLKLRSSYGITGNDAIGDYLYSATLVGGFEYPVGGSSAPGFTENGGSNPDLKWEEITTLNIGLDVGILNNKFTASLEYFKNRSDDLLVDLPTALSSGSHAGSITTNVGSVETKGFEAILGYNDNEGDFTWSANFNIGSSTNKVLFLGVGEIPRNFLQDAAVNVTNIQLGESIDHFYGYISDGIYQNQAEVDAVFSANPGQTDVLPGDIRYKDVNGDGNINADDRTVLGDGLADFTYGLNLSANYKNFDASLFITGVQGVDVYNTIRYDLEGGARRVFNGSPALLDSWTPDNLTTTTPRFGGSTENFAVSDRFIEDGSYTRLKNINLGYTIPNDLLGGYLSKLRLYVSAQNLITITDYSGLDPELTSGVDYGRYPQPKSFLFGVQVSF, from the coding sequence ATGATAAAAATGAAAATCGCGATCATAGCATTAGTTATGATATGTACTCAGAGTCTGTTTTCACAATCCAAGACTGTTGTCGGGACAGTAAAAGATGCTATGGGAGAATTATTACCTGGTGTTAGTGTAGTAGTAAACGGAACACAAAAAGGAGTACAGACAGACTTTGATGGTCTATTTAAGATTGAGAATATTTCGCCTACAGATGAGTTAGTTTTTGCCTATATTGGTATGACTGGTCAAACCATTTTAGTTGGAGATAGAACAAATATAGATGTTGTTTTAACAGCGTCTTTAGAAAGTCTTGATGAAATAGTTGTAGTAGCTTATGGTAAACAAAGTAGAAAAACAGTTACAGGTGCCATTGCAACAGTAGATGCAGCAGAAATGGCCGCATTACCAGTAACAAATGCAGAACAAGCTTTACAAGGTAGAGCTGCTGGTGTAACTATCGTTAATTCGGGGGCACCAGGGTCTAGTCCTCAAGTTTTAATTAGAGGTTTAGGTACTTTTGGTAACAACAGCCCTTTGTTTGTTATTGATGGTGTAATTGTAGGAGATCTTTCTGGAATTAGCCCTTCAGATATAGAAAATGTATCTATATTAAAAGATGCTTCTACTACTTCATTATATGGAGCAAGAGGTTCTAATGGTGTCGTTTTAGTAACTACCAAAAGTGGTGAAAAGGGGAGAGGAAAGTTAAATGTTTCTTCATATGTAGGTGCTCAGGTAGTTACTAATAGGTATAATCTTATGAACACTACTCAGTATTTACAATTTGCAGCTAATAACAATGTATTTCCAGACAGACCTGCAGCAATATTTGAAAACAGTACAGATTGGCAAGATGCAATATTTCAAGTAGGTTTAATACAAGATTATAAATTAGATTATTCTAAAGGAACAGAAAATAGTACGCAATATTTTTCAGCAGAATATTTAAAACAAGAAGGTACAATTATTAATACTGGTTTCGATCGTTATTCTTTTAGAGCAAACAGTTCTTATACTTTAGGAAAGTTAAAGTTTGGACAAACTATGTCTATATCACTAAGTAAATCTAAAGGAGAACAAATGGGTGGTGGTAGAACATTAATAACACATGCTGTAAATTCCGTGCCTTTTTTACCAGTATATAATCCTGATAACCGTGGAGGGTTTCAAGGGCCAGATAATGTTGGTGATAGCCAAAATGCAGAGAATCCTGTTCGTATTCAAACACTACCAACATTTAGTACCCATAATTTAGGTATTATTGGTAGTTTGTATGGTGAATATAACATTTTAGAAGGTCTTAAATTTAGAACCCAAATAGGTTTAGATTATTTTAATAGCAGAAATAGCACTTTTGTGCCTATTTTTTCTGATGATGCTAGTAATACGCATTCACAAGATTTTGCTACTTTTGGTGCAGGTGTATCTTACGGTCAAGGATTGGTTTTTACAAACAGCTTAAACTATGTTAAAACATTTGCAGAAAAGCATAATGTAGAGTTTTTAGCTTTAGTTGAACAAACAAAAAATACTAATTTAGGTTTTGGTGGTAGTGCAAGAAACCTTGTTACTGATGAATTACAGCAGTTTGGCCAAGATTCTCAAACGATTGGAAGTGGTAATAGCAAAACAACTAGATTAGGTTATTTAGCACGATTAAACTATGATTATGATACTAAATACCTATTCTCTGCTTCTGTAAGAAGGGATGCTTCTTCTAGATTTGGTGAAAACAATCGTTGGGGTACCTTCCCGGCAGTATCTTTGGGATGGGTAATTTCTGAAGAAGAATTTTTTGGAGATATTAGTAGTATTAATAATTTAAAATTAAGATCTAGTTACGGTATTACAGGTAACGATGCTATTGGAGATTACTTGTACTCTGCAACACTTGTAGGAGGTTTTGAATATCCTGTAGGAGGTTCTTCTGCACCAGGTTTTACCGAAAATGGTGGTTCAAACCCAGATTTAAAATGGGAGGAAATTACTACATTAAATATAGGTCTTGATGTAGGAATACTTAACAATAAATTTACTGCTAGTTTAGAATATTTTAAAAACAGAAGTGATGATTTATTAGTTGATTTACCAACAGCATTATCTTCTGGTTCTCATGCTGGTAGCATTACAACAAATGTTGGTTCTGTAGAAACAAAAGGTTTTGAAGCTATTTTAGGATATAATGATAATGAAGGTGATTTTACGTGGTCTGCTAATTTTAATATTGGTTCTAGCACCAATAAAGTTTTATTTTTAGGAGTAGGTGAAATTCCTAGAAATTTTCTGCAAGATGCTGCGGTTAACGTTACAAATATTCAACTGGGAGAATCTATAGACCATTTCTATGGTTATATTAGTGATGGTATTTATCAAAACCAAGCAGAAGTAGATGCTGTTTTTTCTGCAAACCCTGGTCAAACAGATGTACTACCTGGAGATATAAGATATAAAGATGTAAATGGCGATGGAAATATTAATGCAGATGACAGAACTGTGTTAGGAGATGGACTTGCAGATTTTACTTATGGTTTAAATTTAAGTGCTAATTATAAAAATTTTGATGCTAGTTTGTTTATTACTGGTGTACAGGGAGTTGATGTATATAACACCATTAGATATGATTTAGAAGGTGGTGCTCGTAGAGTATTTAATGGAAGCCCTGCTTTATTAGATAGTTGGACTCCGGATAATTTAACAACTACAACACCAAGATTTGGTGGGTCTACAGAAAACTTTGCGGTATCAGATAGATTTATTGAGGATGGTTCTTATACTAGGTTAAAAAATATTAATTTGGGATATACAATTCCTAACGATTTGTTAGGTGGTTACCTTTCTAAACTTAGGCTGTATGTAAGTGCACAGAATTTAATTACTATAACAGATTACAGTGGGTTAGATCCAGAGTTAACATCTGGTGTGGATTATGGAAGATACCCACAACCAAAATCTTTCTTATTCGGAGTTCAAGTTTCATTTTAA
- a CDS encoding glycoside hydrolase family 3 protein, producing MNINKLKSRSAFNICFLSLFLVFSCSKEKTEFKFQNESLSTEERAVDLISLMTLKEKISQMRYDAPAIERLNVPEYNWWNECLHGVGRAGEATVFPQAIGMGATWNPDLIFNMGTVVSDEARAKYHKFISEGKRRMGQGLTFWTPNINIFRDPRWGRGQETYGEDPYLTSRIGVNYIKGLQGDDEKHLKVVATAKHFAVHSGPEKSRHQDNYVTNKKDLYETYLPAFEAAIKEAKVHSVMCAYNRYNDKPCCGSDLLLQKILREDWGFSGYVVSDCWAINDFWEEDKHAVVKTPEEAAAMAVTSGTDLNCGSVYDPNLNEAVLKQLINEEELDVALVRLFSARFKLGMFDDQNNVKWSKIPYDVVASEKHYKLSEQIAKESMVLLKNDNNILPLSKDIKSIAVIGPNADSKQALLGNYHGTPKNFITPLKGLQEKLPNTTINYALGSYIAKEWPTLKAIPSEVLKNENGTGLKAEYYNNSNLEGEPVLVRNDATVNFIWTPIRPIEDLKSDDFSVRWSGEIVPKETGDYRIGLKASSYAKLYINDSLKFEYSADYEPKLEYFNAKLKAKEAYKIRIEYSNTLSDPQAHLVWAKLNEDLLSPAIKAAKKSEVVILCLGLTPEIEGEEMSVVIEGFDKGDRSKITLPKTQVELVKKIQKLGKPTVVVLMNGSALAINWTSENIPAILEAWYPGEFGGNAIADILFGDYNPSGKLPLTFYKSVKDLPDFKNYNMENRTYRYFKGEPLFSFGHGLSYAKFEYSNLKISDKIAKNDDVVISVDVKNNSKYSGEEVVQCYVTHKNDTIKNNPIRSLVDFKKVLIKSNETKTITFKIPSTKYARISEEGKKVIESGTMNISIGGKQPDVKLSSEKNVLVTKVQIQ from the coding sequence ATGAATATCAACAAACTAAAATCTAGAAGCGCTTTTAATATCTGCTTCCTTTCACTATTTCTTGTTTTTTCATGTAGTAAAGAAAAGACTGAATTTAAATTTCAAAATGAATCTTTATCAACAGAAGAAAGAGCGGTAGATTTAATTAGCCTAATGACCTTGAAAGAAAAAATATCTCAAATGAGATATGATGCACCTGCAATAGAAAGATTAAATGTTCCAGAATATAATTGGTGGAACGAATGTTTGCATGGAGTTGGAAGAGCTGGTGAAGCAACTGTTTTTCCGCAAGCAATAGGTATGGGAGCAACCTGGAACCCAGACTTAATTTTTAACATGGGAACTGTTGTTTCTGATGAGGCAAGAGCAAAATACCATAAGTTTATTAGTGAGGGAAAAAGAAGAATGGGGCAAGGTCTTACTTTCTGGACTCCGAACATTAATATTTTTAGAGACCCACGTTGGGGAAGAGGACAAGAAACTTATGGAGAAGATCCTTATTTAACAAGTAGAATAGGGGTAAACTATATAAAAGGTTTACAAGGTGATGATGAAAAGCATTTAAAAGTTGTAGCAACCGCAAAACATTTTGCAGTTCATAGTGGACCAGAAAAATCGAGACATCAAGACAATTATGTAACTAATAAAAAAGATTTATACGAAACTTATTTGCCAGCTTTTGAAGCTGCTATAAAAGAAGCAAAAGTACATTCTGTAATGTGCGCTTATAATAGGTATAATGATAAGCCTTGTTGTGGTAGTGATTTATTACTTCAAAAAATATTAAGAGAAGATTGGGGTTTTAGTGGGTATGTAGTTTCAGACTGTTGGGCAATAAATGATTTTTGGGAAGAAGACAAACATGCTGTTGTAAAAACACCAGAAGAAGCAGCTGCAATGGCAGTAACAAGTGGTACAGATTTAAATTGTGGTAGTGTTTACGATCCTAATTTAAATGAAGCAGTTTTAAAACAGTTAATAAATGAAGAAGAATTAGATGTTGCTTTGGTAAGATTGTTTTCTGCTCGTTTTAAATTAGGGATGTTTGATGATCAGAACAATGTTAAATGGTCTAAAATACCTTACGATGTTGTAGCTAGTGAAAAGCATTACAAATTGTCAGAACAAATAGCCAAAGAATCTATGGTGTTGTTAAAAAATGATAATAATATTTTACCTTTAAGTAAGGATATAAAATCGATAGCAGTCATTGGTCCAAATGCAGATTCTAAACAAGCATTGTTAGGTAATTATCACGGAACACCAAAAAACTTTATTACACCGTTAAAAGGATTGCAAGAGAAATTGCCAAACACAACTATTAATTATGCATTAGGTTCTTACATTGCAAAAGAATGGCCAACCTTAAAAGCAATACCTAGTGAGGTTTTAAAAAATGAAAATGGTACAGGCCTTAAAGCTGAATATTACAACAATAGTAATTTAGAAGGAGAACCGGTATTGGTAAGAAACGATGCAACTGTAAATTTTATTTGGACACCTATTAGACCTATCGAAGATTTAAAATCGGATGATTTTTCAGTAAGATGGTCTGGAGAAATAGTACCAAAAGAAACTGGAGATTATAGAATTGGTTTAAAAGCAAGTAGCTATGCAAAGCTTTATATTAACGATTCTTTAAAGTTTGAGTATAGTGCAGATTATGAGCCAAAATTAGAATATTTTAATGCAAAATTAAAAGCAAAAGAAGCTTATAAAATAAGAATAGAATATAGCAATACACTTTCAGATCCTCAAGCTCATTTAGTTTGGGCAAAATTAAATGAAGACTTATTATCACCAGCAATAAAAGCTGCAAAAAAATCTGAAGTTGTAATTCTTTGTTTAGGATTAACACCAGAAATAGAGGGCGAAGAAATGTCTGTTGTTATAGAAGGTTTTGATAAAGGTGATAGGTCTAAAATTACACTACCAAAAACACAGGTAGAATTAGTTAAAAAAATTCAGAAATTAGGCAAGCCAACAGTGGTTGTTTTAATGAACGGAAGTGCTTTGGCTATTAATTGGACGTCAGAAAATATTCCTGCCATTTTAGAAGCTTGGTATCCTGGTGAATTTGGTGGTAATGCAATTGCAGATATTCTTTTTGGAGATTATAATCCGTCAGGAAAACTACCACTAACTTTTTATAAATCTGTAAAAGATTTACCAGATTTTAAAAATTACAACATGGAAAATAGAACTTATAGATACTTTAAAGGAGAGCCTTTATTCTCTTTTGGTCATGGTTTAAGTTATGCTAAATTTGAGTATTCTAATTTAAAAATATCAGATAAAATTGCAAAGAATGATGATGTCGTTATTTCTGTTGATGTAAAAAATAACAGTAAATATTCCGGAGAAGAAGTTGTACAATGTTATGTTACGCATAAAAATGATACAATTAAAAATAACCCAATAAGAAGTTTGGTAGATTTTAAGAAAGTACTTATAAAATCGAACGAAACTAAAACAATAACATTTAAAATTCCATCTACAAAATATGCAAGAATATCTGAAGAAGGAAAAAAAGTAATAGAATCTGGAACGATGAATATTAGTATTGGTGGTAAACAACCAGATGTAAAGTTGTCATCAGAAAAGAATGTATTAGTAACTAAAGTTCAAATTCAATAA
- a CDS encoding carbohydrate binding domain-containing protein, protein MMRNINNLLFKFVAIVLPLILLSTSCSDDEENTYSRLSGISMKTQPKVKYVLGETLDLTSMIITLGEGENGEDIPYSSFEEKGITTEPTNGKVLDFSDEAVIITVGNTGKGMIQAIDVTNNIVELRVKTEPKTNYVSGEILDLSELVITTVQEDGTTVDVAFADFGKKFETTPMNGDILAVNNTSVVISYLESEAKVTQSINVIAFEPVSATLVTGPTKNVYEVGERLSLEGTVINYVLPGGLEYEVSFEDFTSYEITTTPANEDKLKVTNTEVQAITAMGTMVVIPITVNQINVTGMTIDMKPAKTLYAAGELIDLQDLSVTLAVTGKGDVKVVSEDFEIYGITTNPAEGTAYVDGTTEIVVSYPGIADTISISLGSEIIYESDFTAGIDGWTNQGYDGGSSNVYAEEGVMISTDIVPGTNLWSLQLYKPSITLEKDVKYKLTIELKAVTGQGGFNFSFSVGDGDGRHGWGAYGAQGSVSLSDSEYTTYDDVFTMTKNTTNAARILLDNGYQTNGIMVRYVKLEKL, encoded by the coding sequence ATGATGAGAAATATAAATAATTTACTATTTAAGTTCGTTGCCATTGTATTGCCTTTAATATTATTGAGCACATCTTGTAGTGACGATGAAGAAAATACTTATTCGAGGTTAAGTGGAATTTCAATGAAAACGCAACCCAAAGTAAAGTATGTTTTGGGAGAAACATTAGATCTTACCAGTATGATAATCACCTTAGGTGAAGGAGAGAATGGTGAAGATATACCTTATTCTTCTTTTGAAGAAAAAGGAATTACCACAGAGCCAACCAATGGAAAAGTATTAGATTTTTCTGATGAAGCCGTGATTATAACGGTAGGTAATACTGGAAAAGGTATGATTCAGGCCATAGATGTTACCAATAATATAGTAGAGCTTAGAGTAAAAACAGAACCTAAGACGAATTATGTAAGTGGAGAAATATTAGATTTATCAGAACTTGTTATAACAACAGTTCAGGAGGACGGAACCACTGTAGATGTGGCTTTTGCTGATTTTGGAAAAAAGTTTGAAACCACCCCTATGAATGGTGATATTCTTGCGGTAAATAATACAAGTGTTGTTATTTCCTATTTAGAATCAGAAGCAAAGGTTACTCAATCCATCAATGTAATCGCATTTGAACCGGTAAGCGCTACTTTAGTGACGGGGCCTACAAAAAATGTATACGAAGTAGGAGAAAGGTTGAGCCTTGAGGGTACAGTTATTAATTATGTACTTCCAGGTGGACTAGAATATGAGGTGTCTTTTGAGGATTTTACTTCTTACGAAATTACAACGACGCCTGCCAATGAGGATAAATTGAAGGTTACCAATACTGAAGTTCAAGCAATCACCGCTATGGGAACCATGGTTGTGATACCTATAACCGTGAATCAAATTAATGTTACCGGAATGACTATAGATATGAAACCAGCGAAAACACTATATGCCGCGGGAGAATTGATAGATCTTCAAGATCTAAGCGTAACATTAGCTGTTACTGGAAAAGGTGACGTGAAAGTTGTCTCAGAAGATTTTGAAATCTATGGTATTACTACAAACCCAGCAGAAGGAACCGCTTATGTAGACGGAACTACGGAAATTGTGGTTAGTTATCCTGGTATTGCAGATACTATTTCCATATCCTTGGGATCGGAGATTATCTACGAATCTGATTTCACTGCCGGTATAGATGGTTGGACCAATCAAGGTTATGATGGTGGTTCTTCTAATGTTTATGCGGAAGAAGGAGTTATGATTTCTACGGACATTGTTCCTGGAACCAACCTATGGTCGCTACAATTGTATAAACCAAGCATTACTTTAGAGAAAGATGTAAAATATAAACTTACTATAGAATTAAAGGCCGTTACTGGTCAAGGAGGTTTTAATTTTAGCTTTTCCGTTGGTGATGGTGATGGGCGTCACGGTTGGGGTGCCTATGGCGCACAAGGAAGTGTATCACTTTCCGATTCTGAATACACAACGTATGACGATGTGTTTACTATGACGAAGAATACTACAAATGCGGCTAGAATTTTATTGGATAATGGATATCAAACCAACGGTATTATGGTTCGATACGTAAAACTTGAAAAATTATAA
- a CDS encoding DUF5627 domain-containing protein, translating to MNTKNIVLLIGALIALSCSNTEPEFDDYDFQGAYFPYQTPARTLILGDYDLAFNDNDNDYRFEITALMTGVYTNDKERKIYFEVDNSLLNNVANVKALPAEYYTFETVSPVSIPSGSTKGRIQVQLRDAFFKDTLSFGKVNTTNYVIPLVMTKADNLDTLSVGRSFMSNPDRVNPLDWDVLPKDYTLFGIKFMNRFHGNYLRRGNDMITDPTSTVGRVYNAGFVERDELTLLETAGMDKVKYQNLIGRGENSSPGNVVMELSFNEDNTCTISSYKKDPYGVTGTGQFVEDGDSFGGNKKDVIYLNYTYKDAVNAETHTVKDTLVIRDRTAIFEEFTVELKDL from the coding sequence ATGAATACAAAAAATATAGTTTTATTAATAGGTGCTCTGATAGCTTTATCATGTAGCAACACCGAACCGGAGTTTGATGATTACGATTTTCAAGGAGCTTATTTTCCTTATCAAACCCCAGCCCGTACTCTTATACTAGGAGATTATGATTTGGCCTTTAACGATAATGATAATGATTATAGGTTCGAAATAACTGCTTTGATGACAGGAGTTTATACAAACGATAAAGAACGAAAAATCTATTTTGAAGTAGACAATAGTCTTTTAAACAACGTAGCAAATGTAAAGGCACTTCCTGCAGAATATTATACGTTTGAAACGGTAAGTCCTGTATCTATTCCTTCTGGTTCTACCAAGGGAAGGATTCAAGTTCAATTACGTGATGCGTTTTTTAAAGACACCTTGTCGTTTGGTAAAGTAAATACCACTAATTATGTAATTCCGTTGGTAATGACCAAGGCTGATAATTTAGATACCTTGTCCGTAGGAAGGAGCTTTATGTCTAATCCAGATCGTGTAAACCCGTTAGATTGGGATGTGCTTCCAAAGGATTATACCTTGTTTGGTATTAAATTTATGAACAGGTTTCACGGTAACTACCTTAGAAGAGGTAATGATATGATTACGGATCCTACCTCTACAGTAGGAAGGGTATATAATGCAGGTTTTGTAGAGAGAGATGAATTAACACTTTTAGAAACAGCAGGAATGGACAAGGTTAAATATCAAAACCTTATTGGTCGTGGTGAAAACTCTAGCCCAGGTAATGTTGTTATGGAACTTTCCTTTAATGAGGATAACACTTGTACTATAAGTAGTTATAAAAAAGATCCTTATGGAGTTACAGGTACCGGTCAATTTGTTGAAGACGGAGATTCTTTTGGAGGAAATAAAAAAGATGTAATTTATTTAAATTATACTTATAAAGATGCCGTTAACGCAGAGACACATACCGTAAAGGATACTTTAGTAATACGAGATAGAACAGCCATCTTTGAAGAGTTTACAGTTGAACTTAAAGACCTATAG
- a CDS encoding RagB/SusD family nutrient uptake outer membrane protein → MNNIFKYTAIVLVLLSAGACTMFEPLDENLLGEERLNIDPVFAEGLLLNGYDEMPNQYSFSDVATDDAVNNVVNNYTRMATGEWNSQNTPTSRWGQYEQILYVNNFLEVIDNVFWKRDTITNQLFKERMRGEAIALRAIRHFWVLQEHGGKNNSGELLGIPYISELLSFDADFNIPRLGFQETVNRINTDLEEALEYLPMDWDGDLAKRPSRYNDIDAERYQFVFGSSQDGRVSGRIIKAIQAKLNILAASPAFLNGSGDYYQIAANILGGLLNDNGGVAGLDPNGLTNFYDFPNGTRNFPEVLWRENVYSSAWVEEANFPPSLNGDGAVNPTQNLVDAFPMLDGTPFSTSHPDYDAANPYTNRDPRLALYILYNGNDLNGRVINTGVGGGSDEVDKVQGKSTRSGFYMKKLVAPDLVISNDGSTTTTEKMSIYLRYTDLYLLLAEATNELGGPDNMVDGMSARTIIGAIRSRAGVGLSNGDAYLSSITSKADMRELIRNERRLELCFEGYRMYDLRRWGILDNTPNAKGAKYNGANYTILNVESRIYGDNANYGPIPQNEIVKFNKLEQNQGW, encoded by the coding sequence ATGAATAATATTTTTAAATATACAGCGATAGTTTTGGTTCTTTTATCCGCAGGTGCTTGTACTATGTTCGAGCCCTTGGATGAAAACCTACTAGGGGAAGAGCGATTAAACATTGATCCCGTCTTTGCCGAAGGCTTACTGCTTAACGGCTATGATGAAATGCCTAATCAGTATTCTTTTAGTGATGTGGCTACTGACGATGCAGTAAATAATGTAGTTAACAATTATACACGTATGGCTACAGGTGAATGGAATTCTCAAAATACACCTACAAGTAGATGGGGACAGTATGAGCAAATTCTATATGTGAACAACTTTTTAGAAGTTATTGATAATGTGTTTTGGAAAAGAGATACTATTACCAATCAACTTTTTAAGGAAAGGATGCGCGGTGAAGCAATTGCGTTGAGAGCGATAAGACATTTTTGGGTTTTACAAGAACATGGAGGTAAGAACAATTCAGGTGAATTATTAGGAATACCTTATATTTCTGAGTTATTATCTTTTGATGCTGATTTTAACATACCAAGATTAGGCTTTCAAGAAACGGTGAATCGTATCAATACAGATTTAGAGGAAGCCTTAGAATATTTGCCAATGGATTGGGATGGAGATCTTGCAAAACGCCCTTCAAGGTATAATGATATTGATGCTGAAAGATATCAGTTTGTTTTTGGTAGTTCTCAAGATGGTCGTGTTAGCGGAAGGATTATTAAAGCCATTCAAGCAAAATTAAATATATTGGCAGCTAGTCCAGCATTCTTAAACGGATCTGGAGATTATTACCAAATAGCAGCCAATATTTTGGGTGGTCTATTGAACGATAACGGAGGAGTAGCAGGATTGGATCCAAATGGGTTAACCAATTTTTACGATTTTCCTAACGGTACCCGTAATTTTCCAGAAGTACTGTGGAGAGAAAATGTATATAGCTCTGCATGGGTAGAGGAAGCTAATTTTCCGCCTTCTTTAAATGGAGATGGAGCTGTAAATCCTACTCAGAACTTAGTAGATGCATTTCCAATGTTAGATGGTACTCCGTTCTCAACTTCTCACCCAGATTACGATGCAGCGAATCCATACACTAATAGAGACCCTCGTTTGGCTTTGTATATATTGTACAATGGTAACGATCTTAATGGTAGGGTTATCAATACCGGTGTTGGTGGTGGTAGTGACGAGGTGGACAAGGTGCAAGGTAAATCTACACGTTCTGGTTTCTACATGAAGAAATTGGTAGCTCCAGATTTAGTAATCAGCAACGATGGGAGTACAACCACAACAGAAAAAATGAGTATTTATTTACGCTATACGGATCTATATCTATTGTTGGCTGAAGCTACCAATGAATTAGGAGGTCCTGATAATATGGTAGATGGTATGAGTGCTCGTACTATAATTGGAGCGATCCGATCTAGAGCTGGAGTAGGTCTAAGTAATGGGGATGCTTACTTGTCTAGTATCACTTCTAAAGCAGATATGCGAGAATTGATTAGAAACGAACGCAGATTAGAACTTTGTTTTGAAGGGTATCGTATGTACGACCTAAGACGATGGGGGATTTTGGATAATACACCTAACGCTAAAGGAGCGAAATATAATGGGGCTAATTATACAATTTTAAATGTTGAATCTAGAATTTATGGTGATAATGCCAATTATGGCCCAATACCACAGAACGAGATAGTTAAATTTAATAAATTAGAACAGAACCAAGGTTGGTAA